atggttttaaaaaccaGCACTCTTTTTGGTCAATTTGACATGGCAATCACGACATTGAAATCactatacttaggtatttaggTAGGTAGGGTAAGTGAGCCTGTTCGCATCCATCTTACAGAACACCATTTAATAAGtcactaaaaaaaaagtaaaaataacggTATCGAAGTAAAGCAGTAACCTTTGTTTATAGGTAAGACGTTATATAGCAATTTAAAGGTGCCATATTTTTTGGGTTATTCAGATTTTGGTTTTAAGTATCATACCGccatactcagtcatttaatggttacttaacccagtccttagcaattgttttcggaacaaaatagttactaaggaatagtttaagtatgaATAAGTATTGaagtatgaatataaataatcattgaATGTTTTTAGTACGGCAGTTACATTCATGGCAATCTGTAAAACAAAGAGGAATTGGTAGGTGGATGTGCACAGGCGCATTTACCCTATATCAGGGGTGGCCAACaggtcgatcgcgatcgaccGGTCGATCTCGAGAGCATTATTGACCGATCGTGGaccagaaattaaaaaaaaacttccgtGTTTGGTACTAAAGTAtgtgtacacataaatattttgtataaaaggtcGATCGCGAGTACATTTGGCCACCCCTGCcctatataaaacaataaattcttaTTCTTCGCCTGTGGAAtgcttgcctagggcgctctctaggATTATAACTCACCTCAGCTACGACCTATCCTAACAAATTCAACAGTAATATCATGTTAGACCCTTAATCATCCCAGCATTCATTCTCAGGATCCTGCTCCGGCAGATAATCCTTCTGCATCAGCTGTATCGGATTCCGTTTCGCTCCAACCGTAGTATTATTACTTCGGAAACTAAGATTTTGTTCCTTTTCCAACTTATTCGGACACACTTTATAGTGGTTTTTCATTTGATCCGGTGGGTAGCGGTGTGTTGCGTTGAACGGACATATTTCTAGTGGTGGATGGGTCTTCTGGCATTTGATGATGTGGTGCTGCAGTCTGGTGCGGGCTACCCGGTGCGTGGGGTCGTACGGACATGTTGCGTAGTTCTCATTGTTTACCAAATTCGCTGGAAGAGAGAAAATTCTTGTTGTTATTAAAGTCATTTTCTCTGTCcttatttccctttgtatggttaaatctttaaaactacgcaacgtattttgatgcgggttttttaatagatagaatgattcaagaggaaggtttatatgtataactagcttctgcccgcgactccgtccgcgcggatgtcggtcttcgcgtggaagttttatttctccattttgagtaactctgacaatgacatcttataaatatctattggacccaaatacggcgaggcccataataattaaggagatccctctattgagctactgctgttgagcagaataaaactgaaaataaagatttttttctacgtatttttccaggataaaaagtaacctattttatgtccaggataataagatataattataccaagtttcatcattttcacgtgatgcctgaccatatatagacagacagacaaaaaaattataatcacatatttgggtttggtatcgatccagtaacaccctgctatttattgtttctatattttcaatgaacagaattgacccttctacagatttattatagcccgcgacttcgttcgcgtggaatagtgacttccggaaaatttttggttttaaccacatagttcccgatctcgcgggatctcttcaaaaatgagatgtggaagatattctagggaactcctcaaaaatcaacataatgagctctgcgtttgaatttaatagatgtatactcactttgggcattgaaaaaatagtttaaaaacggacttaaactaaagaaatattataatctttccgaacttaagatgaaaactaacttaaaactaaataattaaagaaagctacgaattacgaatttataacaattaaaaaagaaattatattacaacctatcctctatgctataataaccaagcttaaactaaataatttaaaagaaacgacttaaatctaatctatctaattaattaataaattagacttacaattttattaaaaaaactaactacagtaactactaatattataatcgatatcaaactaaacctacgttaaataatttaaccagaaaaccaggaaaacccaacaaataaacttattaattgacaaatacaacgaaaccaatttatttagaattacttttatttttgaaataaaaactatcctatgtcctttctaaggttctaaactatatctgtaccaaatttcaaccaaatccgtcaaatagttgcggagattaatggtataagcatagaatagtgttcaacgtgattctttaatttgacataacttttttatttatgaaccgattgacatgaaacaaacactaaatgtaaattgaagcataccacaatatattcgtgaaaaccgcatccaactcggatcagccgtttctgagattagcgcgcatagacacacagacaaacagacaaaaaaaaagttaattacatttttgggttcgacatcgacataacaataacccctgctattttttttatttttattttcaatgtacagacagcacttttctacgattttattatatgtatagatatagatacttgtataatatatcaccactgcactcatgcgaagctggggcgggttgctagtatttaatataaaCTTACGA
This is a stretch of genomic DNA from Spodoptera frugiperda isolate SF20-4 chromosome 24, AGI-APGP_CSIRO_Sfru_2.0, whole genome shotgun sequence. It encodes these proteins:
- the LOC118278652 gene encoding gametocyte-specific factor 1-like; the protein is MYQNPANLVNNENYATCPYDPTHRVARTRLQHHIIKCQKTHPPLEICPFNATHRYPPDQMKNHYKVCPNKLEKEQNLSFRSNNTTVGAKRNPIQLMQKDYLPEQDPENECWDD